In Moorella sp. Hama-1, a single genomic region encodes these proteins:
- a CDS encoding DeoR/GlpR family DNA-binding transcription regulator: MELVTNNDRNNDLAPQERRQLLFEYIYKAGSAKISELASRFNVSEMTIRRDIEILEKKNLIMRTHGGVLYREGTIYDLGLAGKTVHLNEKMAIARAALPLIEPGDLIAFDASTTGAELARLLNNNIEDLTIVTNSLTVANVVAPYNNITLILVGGNLRPKALSTVGPLAADIVDHFNFTKMFFSCNAVDPVEGLTDTNVAEAEMKKIMLQRAGQRILLADSSKIGKRALVRFWPMEEVDVFVTDAQTPDEAVQVFQDLGVQVIKAGS; this comes from the coding sequence ATGGAACTGGTTACAAATAATGATCGTAACAATGACCTCGCCCCCCAGGAAAGAAGACAATTATTATTTGAATACATCTATAAGGCTGGCTCGGCCAAGATTAGCGAATTGGCCTCCCGTTTTAACGTGTCAGAAATGACTATCAGGCGGGATATCGAGATCCTGGAGAAAAAGAATTTGATCATGCGTACCCACGGCGGCGTTCTCTATCGCGAGGGCACTATTTATGACCTTGGCCTGGCCGGCAAGACGGTTCATCTCAACGAAAAAATGGCTATTGCCAGGGCCGCCCTGCCCCTTATCGAACCTGGTGATCTGATTGCCTTCGATGCTAGCACTACTGGAGCCGAATTGGCCCGGCTACTAAATAATAACATTGAAGATTTAACAATCGTTACCAATAGCCTTACTGTTGCCAATGTGGTCGCTCCTTACAATAATATAACGTTAATCCTAGTGGGGGGTAATTTAAGACCCAAGGCTTTATCGACCGTTGGCCCGCTGGCGGCGGATATCGTCGACCACTTTAACTTTACCAAAATGTTCTTTTCGTGCAATGCCGTGGACCCGGTGGAGGGTTTAACGGATACTAATGTTGCTGAGGCGGAGATGAAAAAAATAATGCTCCAGCGGGCCGGGCAGCGTATCCTCCTGGCGGATTCTTCCAAGATTGGCAAGAGGGCGTTAGTTCGCTTCTGGCCCATGGAAGAGGTTGACGTCTTTGTAACAGATGCCCAGACCCCTGATGAAGCCGTCCAGGTATTTCAGGATCTAGGCGTCCAGGTAATTAAAGCCGGGAGTTAA